Genomic DNA from Leishmania mexicana MHOM/GT/2001/U1103 complete genome, chromosome 15:
GGAATCACGACGACAGAAAACGGCGTACCTCGTAGAGGACCTGCTTCacgcgatgctgctgctccgcctcggcgctTAGGCGACTGGCGGTGTCCGTCACCGCAGATGGCAGACCTGCTTCCCGGCCGATCGCTACACCGAAGCTCGACGGCGTGACGCCGCGGCACGGCTTGTAGGTGAAGACCAACGACGGCTTCATGCCATGGTCAGCGAGCGGACTTGGGTCCGACTCCTTGAAGCCCATGTAGTAGCACGTCACGTCGCGAGCTTCGTCGGCGTCCATCCGCTTCTCTTCATTTTCCCCGCCGCCGGAGGTCCTCTGCACCACGTAGGGATCGCACAGATAGCAATAGTGCGTCACGAACACGGTGGTGGCCCGACGGTCGAGCAAGTACTCTAGCGtcgcggcagcaacggcagcaccgtcgaAGCTGCTTGTGCCGCGCCCCAGCTCGTCCATCAGCACAAGTGAATGGGGCAGCTGCGGGGCACGCAGGATGCGACTTGTCTCGTCCATCTCTGAGAGAAAGGTGGAGGCCCCTTCAAGGATGGAGTCGCTGGCGCCCATGCGGCAATATACGCCCTCGAACACCGGCAGCTCCGCTGCGTCGGCCGGCACGCCACAGCCCATTTGCGCCAGCACGACGAACGTACCCACCATGCGCATGAGAGCAGACTTGCCGCCCATGTTTGGCCCGGTCAGCAGCCACGCCCCGCctgcgcgcagctgcacatcgCAGCTGACGTAGCCGTGAGGGAGAAGCCGATCGAGGATGGGGTGGCGGCCCTGCCGAATGGTGAGCGCCAcgggcgacgacgccgacgtaGAAGACTGCCGCGCCCACGCTGGTAGCGCCACGAGCGCTGGCATCACATAGCCCGGCTGCTGGGACACCAACGCCAGAGAGCGGAGAGCGTCCAGTGCTGCGATGGATTCCACCACGCCCGTCAGCACCCGCATCACTTCTACGTCAGCGACGGTATCACGCTGGTGCTGACACCAagctgcggtggccgccaGCAACAGCcgctccgtcgccgccgtcagccCAATGTGCTGCTCCGTGATAATCGGCGTGCGGTATCGCACATTCGTCTTCGTGCGTGTCTGCACTACCCAGTCCGacggcacgcgcgcgcacttgCAGGCCGGCACGTCGAGTACAAAGGGAGTGCCACAGATGGCGCGATACTCGAGCCCTGGCAAGCCTAGCACCTTTCGTgctgcctccagctccgcctgcaggGCAGCCTCTGCCTCCTGCCTCGCCTTCAGATGCGGCAGCAACGCGTTCGGCACGGCGCGACAGCCCTCCGTGAAGTACTCTAGCGGTgtcgtcgcggtggtgcgtaGCAGTGCAGCATGCCTCTCGAGCAGTCGCGCCACCGCGGGGCCATGTACATTTGCCAGCAGTTGAGTaagaagaggcggcggtcgGCTGCCGCTGAGGCCGGCATCGCTGTCCCCGTCGCACAGCTGCGCTGCCAGTACTGAAACACTTCGTACcatgcgcagcaggcgcacgaACTCGACAACTTGGCAGCGCTCAGCATACAGCTTGCTCACGACGGCCTCGATATCCCCCAGGCGCGCGCACTCGTGAAGGAGATCCTCGACCTGGCCGTGGTCTTTGCAGACCATGAGGTAAACGAGTACTTCCTGCCTGGCGACAATGGAGGCGCGCTcgcacagcggcgcagcaagcCACCGGCGCAGACACCGCGATCCGCACGGTGTGACGCTGTGGTCGAGCAGTCCTACCAAGGAGCCACGGGGCCCTACACTGCTGTGAAAAACGTCCAACGCACGCAGCGTCGGGCCGGGAAGGTGCAGGCAGCCAAGCCGCGCGCCTGTGCTCGCGCCGTCGGGCGCTGGAGACGCCGGCACTGCCGCTCCTTCTTCGTTTTCGCGGGGCGCCTCTTCAGTTGAGCTTCCGCCCGCGCACAGCGACCGGTACACCTGGTCCAGCCTGTACGGCTTCAGATACGACTCGATGGCAGCGTCGATGCTCTGCCCTGCGGCATAGACGTAGCCAGAGACGCTGACGTCTttgccatcctcctccccgttCGCTGTCGGCCCGAAATTGAGTGGCAACCCGTGGCGCAGAACCGTGGCGTACACCTCCGGGAGAGCCTTCAAAAAGCATGCTGTCGTGCGTTGCAGCGACACGTcacggctgccgcgctcTCTCGATGGGGACTCTGCCGCCAGCACAATCACCTCGGCGATGTCGTACTGCTGCGTGATGTCCTCCAGCTCGAGAGCGCCTCGAACGTCGAAgcgcaggcaccgctgcgtcACGAAGctcaccagcaccaccgacagcggcggccgcgctgtTGTGGGTGCGTCCTCTGTGGCATCGGTGCCACGCGtaccaccgcagcggccggTGTCTATGAAGCACAGGAATAGCTCCGATGCGCTTGCGTctggcgaaggaggcgcatGCGGTGGTGGCCAGCTGAAGCCATTGCCATCCCCCTCTTCGGCTTCTCCCGCTCCGGCGCAGCTCTCCTCTGCTGGGACTTTGGAGGCATCCCCAGGACCGCAGCCGTTGCCACCGCCGTTGGTGACGCGTTccgtggggaggagggtac
This window encodes:
- a CDS encoding putative mismatch repair protein MSH3, which codes for MSKRGRQDDQEDVAHAIEVLCCRSAVKGETEGVSLTPLEQQVVALKESISPHVILMVACGYRVKFYGSDSRAVSRRVGIMCIPGQPFEYSSFPYTRVDLYVHRLVAMGYHVGFADQESAAMRAADGLKSGLFTRSVSQLYSRGTLLPTERVTNGGGNGCGPGDASKVPAEESCAGAGEAEEGDGNGFSWPPPHAPPSPDASASELFLCFIDTGRCGGTRGTDATEDAPTTARPPLSVVLVSFVTQRCLRFDVRGALELEDITQQYDIAEVIVLAAESPSRERGSRDVSLQRTTACFLKALPEVYATVLRHGLPLNFGPTANGEEDGKDVSVSGYVYAAGQSIDAAIESYLKPYRLDQVYRSLCAGGSSTEEAPRENEEGAAVPASPAPDGASTGARLGCLHLPGPTLRALDVFHSSVGPRGSLVGLLDHSVTPCGSRCLRRWLAAPLCERASIVARQEVLVYLMVCKDHGQVEDLLHECARLGDIEAVVSKLYAERCQVVEFVRLLRMVRSVSVLAAQLCDGDSDAGLSGSRPPPLLTQLLANVHGPAVARLLERHAALLRTTATTPLEYFTEGCRAVPNALLPHLKARQEAEAALQAELEAARKVLGLPGLEYRAICGTPFVLDVPACKCARVPSDWVVQTRTKTNVRYRTPIITEQHIGLTAATERLLLAATAAWCQHQRDTVADVEVMRVLTGVVESIAALDALRSLALVSQQPGYVMPALVALPAWARQSSTSASSPVALTIRQGRHPILDRLLPHGYVSCDVQLRAGGAWLLTGPNMGGKSALMRMVGTFVVLAQMGCGVPADAAELPVFEGVYCRMGASDSILEGASTFLSEMDETSRILRAPQLPHSLVLMDELGRGTSSFDGAAVAAATLEYLLDRRATTVFVTHYCYLCDPYVVQRTSGGGENEEKRMDADEARDVTCYYMGFKESDPSPLADHGMKPSLVFTYKPCRGVTPSSFGVAIGREAGLPSAVTDTASRLSAEAEQQHRVKQVLYEVRRFLSS